A region of Toxorhynchites rutilus septentrionalis strain SRP chromosome 1, ASM2978413v1, whole genome shotgun sequence DNA encodes the following proteins:
- the LOC129761116 gene encoding myb-like protein G, with amino-acid sequence MDFKVSYERFIQNVKYQLIRIEKNIEKEVSEWEIKLAPSDRVSVKANVLDSKGTTFKDHECKLESKIVEFEQRVVKLEKEKDRMKLDILNLKQEKSVLSNKLNHFQELKLFEHRLNKTLERKIRNKTDLKAQVSNNLQEIGRLEKQLKNEKNFHSAIEKEKKSLERKIEELQRQTTESNKANPQNLKPLKAKKMMKKKKANQENIYKCKSRLKESKTKLKYADRENSQLAEKNFLLVESNRKTSEEIKKLRTSFQVVEDALKQEKKKTQEINTLLEKWKEKFHELEEKIQTTVQNQAAYEFPMVTAIQCIPEFHGKSEELQPFLMQIDYFSNAFPENADQKPLLNVVYTKLKGEALMRLHDIQGDTWANVKLNLKNSFQLEKSIGTIIKEIETLKQSSHESYNEYKIRAKELYRFVSALPEHGNESYANTALRKHFLAGLKSNALALTGKSQRDKTFPELLDWFQKEIDEEEELREIHNRLQSTRMRTSQQQQNNYNRSTQANNYNYNRNNKNNRRGNNNDYREQRNNYRGNNNNYRGNKSNYRRNNINFGKNYNNYQGTRNFDNNNGYNNNNNSNPNENYRENNRNGGYYKNNNNNYRRHKDNQNS; translated from the coding sequence atggatttcaaagTTTCATACGAGCGATTCATTCAAAATGTGAAGTACCAGTTAATAAGAATCGAGAAGAACATTGAGAAGGAAGTTTCCGAGTGGGAAATTAAACTTGCCCCATCAGATCGAGTTAGCGTCAAAGCGAACGTGCTCGATAGCAAGGGTACAACATTTAAGGATCACGAATGTAAACTGGAATCTAAAATCGTCGAATTTGAACAAAGAGTTGTAAAGCTTGAAAAGGAGAAGGATCGCATGAAATTAGACATACTGAATCTCAAGCAAGAAAAAAGCGTATTATCGAATAAGCTGAATCATTTTCAAGAGctaaaactattcgaacataGATTGAATAAAACTCTAGAACGAAAAATTCGTAATAAGACTGATTTAAAGGCACAAGTTTCTAATAATTTACAAGAGATTGGTCGATTGGAGAAACAGctcaaaaatgagaaaaatttccATTCAGCTATCGAGAAGGAGAAAAAATCgctggagagaaaaatcgaagaGCTACAGAGACAAACCACCGAGTCGAATAAAGCAAATCCCCAAAacttaaagcctcttaaagccaaaaagatgatgaagaagaagaaagcaaACCAGgaaaatatttataagtgtaaATCCAGGCTGAAAGAGAGTAAAACGAAACTAAAATATGCAGACCGTGAAAATTCCCAATTggctgaaaaaaactttttgttggTAGAAAGCAACCGGAAAACATCTGAAGAGATAAAAAAACTGCGAACATCGTTTCAGGTAGTCGAGGATGCCCTCAAGCAAGAGAAAAAGAAAACCCAGGAAATAAACACGCTACTGGAAAAATGGAAGGAAAAATTTCACGAACTGGaagaaaaaattcaaacgaCAGTGCAAAACCAGGCTGCATATGAATTTCCAATGGTAACGGCGATACAATGTATCCCGGAATTCCATGGCAAATCAGAAGAGTTGCAGCCTTTTTTGATGCagattgattatttttcaaatgcctTTCCTgaaaatgctgaccaaaaaccACTACTAAATGTAGTATATACAAAACTAAAAGGCGAGGCTCTCATGCGTCTTCATGATATACAAGGCGACACATGGGCCAATGTGAaactgaatttgaaaaatagtttcCAATTAGAAAAAAGTATTGGAACAATAATTAAAGAGATCGAAACACTAAAACAAAGCAGTCACGAATCTTATAACGAATACAAAATTCGCGCTAAAGAATTATATAGGTTCGTAAGCGCTCTGCCGGAACACGGAAATGAGTCGTATGCGAATACTGCTTTGAGGAAGCATTTTTTAGCGGGTCTCAAAAGTAACGCTTTAGCCTTGACAGGAAAGTCGCAACGGGATAAAACATTCCCAGAATTACTTGACTGGtttcagaaagaaatcgatgagGAGGAAGAACTACGCGAGATCCACAACAGACTGCAGTCAACAAGGATGAGAACatcgcaacaacaacaaaataattACAATAGAAGCACACAAGccaacaactacaactacaatcGTAATAACAAAAACAACAGAAGAGGAAATAATAACGATTATAGAGAACAACGCAACAATTATCGAGGAAATAACAATAACTACAGAGGGAATAAGAGCAATTATCGAAGAAATAAtatcaattttggaaaaaattacaacaattATCAAGGAACTCGAAACTTCGATAACAATAACGGCTATAATAATAACAACAATTCCAATCCCAACGAAAACTATAGGGAAAATAATAGAAACGGGGGTTATTAcaaaaataacaacaataattACAGGCGACATAAGGATAACCAGAATAGCTAA